The segment ATTAGGAATAATAATGACTAGAATGCCGAATATAGTATGTGTAGAAAAAGATGAGTGTGTCTACTCGGCTGCAAAGAAAATTATTGAAAGAGAAGTTGATAGTCTTCCGGTAATTGAAAAATTACCTAATGAAGAAGGCGACAAAGTTAAGGTTATAGGTAAACTCTCTAAAACTAATATAACGCGTTTGTTCCTTAAACTAGGTGAGGAAAATTAATAAGTTATTAAATAAAAAAGTCGCGGATTTTATCCGTGACCTTTTTATTTAGTATGTTTTTAAATTAAATTTTTTATTAATATACATAGAAAAATCTTGTGAAAATTTTATTTGATTATCGAAATTTTTAACAGATTTAGAAAGCATATTTACAAAAGTTTTTTTGTTACATTTTTTTATGTTCTTATAATAATCCCTAGATAGTTTCCAATATTTTTGAGGAAAAGATAAATATCCTAATAAATACTTATATTCATCTAAATTCAATGGAAGAATTTTTTCGTATGAGTTTAAACAAAGTAATAGTGTATCTAAATCCCAATTAGTTTCATAGCGTCTTAAAAGTCTTCTAAAGAAATAAGCCAGATCATGTATGCAATAGTCAATTCTACATTTATCAAGATCTATAATCCAAAGGTTATCATCTTTGTCGAAAATTAAATTTTTGTTGACATAGTCCATATGACAAAGAGATGCTGTCAAATTAGAAAAATTAATATCAGCTAAAGTTTCACTAGAGATTTTAGCGAGATACATGGCATCTTGAAACTTATTTAAAAATGCTTTAGAAAAATAATCTCCATATTTAAAAGCGTAATTTGAGTTTATCATTAGGTTTTCAAAATGTTTATTTATAGACTTAAATAAGTTATTACATCCTTTTCGATAAGTACTTCCGGGAATTGGGAAAAAATTAAAGGATTCTTTATGGATATTTGCAAGATTACTACAGGCTTTAGTTATATGTTCATTATAGTTATATTCACATTTAACTCCATCAATCCAAGGAGTTAAAATAAATAACATATCATTATATTCAACAAATCTTCCATGTGTATTATTTGGTAATAGAGTAGGAACATTTATTTCATGCCTGTATAGCCATTCTATGGCTGAGTAAACAAAAAGTAAGTCTTTTTTCCCAAAATAAACTTTCTTTAGGCAGTACTCTCGGTTATCTGTAGTTATTCTATATACAGCTCTTTGTTTATCTGTATCTTTAAACTTTATAGCTGTAACTTCTGCATTTTCTAAATTGTAATGAGGAAGTATAAATTTTTGTATATTTTCTTCTGAAAATATGCTATTATTATATAATTTAGCTGGTTCAGCCATAGTAACACTCCTTAAGAAAAGTCTTACTATAAACATATTATACAAGTAGTTAAAATATACATTATAAATACTAAAAAGGATTTTTTATAAGTATATAGAAATAATTAAATATAACAATTTGGGTGAAAATATATAATTATTCATGAATTATTAAACTGTGCATAATTATTGAAAGTTATGGAAAAATACATATAGAAATAACAATTAAAGAAAATTAAAAAAAATGAAGGATATTTGTATTTTATAAAGAATATATATAAGTAAATAAGAAATTTTAAATTAAAAGAAGGATTCTTATTTTTTTTGTCGAATACATATAAAGTTGGCGTAAAAATAATAAATGGGTGGTATGCTTGATTGATAAGTGAAGAAATAATTGAAAAGATTAAAGAACAAAATAATATCGTAGATGTTATTTCTGAAAGTGTTAAACTCAAAAGAACAGGAAGGAATCTTATAGGGCTTTGTCCATTTCACAATGAAAAAACACCTTCTTTTAGTGTATCAGAAGATAAACAAATATATAAATGCTTTGGATGTGGAGAAGCTGGAAATGTTTTTACTTTTGTAATGAAAAGTAAAAATTTATCTTTTATTGAAGCTGTAAAATATCTTGGTGATAAAGTTAACATACATATAGAAGAAAATGATGAAAAAAATAAAATTCATAAAAATAAAAATGATAAGCTATATAAAATAAATGTTGAAGCAGCAAGATATTATTTTAGAAATTTACAAACAAATAAAGAAGCTACTGATTACTTTAAAAAAAGAGGTATACTCAATAAAACTTTAAGAAGGTTTGGTCTTGGATATGCACCTTCAGGATGGCATAATATAATGAATTTTTTAAAAAAGAAAGGGTATACAGAATTAGATTTATTAAATGCAGGATTAATTATAAAAGGAAAAAACAATTCTTTATATGATAGGTTTAGAAATAGAGTTATATTTCCTGTATTTGACTATAAAGGGAGAGTTATTGGTTTTGGTGGAAGAGTTTTAGATGATTCAAAACCCAAATATTTAAATTCTCCGGAAACCGACATATTCAAAAAAGGAACGAATCTATATGGTCTTAATTTTGCTATAAAAGATAATAATAGAACCATAATTATTGTTGAAGGCTATATGGATTGCATATCTTTATATCAATATGGAATTACTAACGTAGTTGCATCTTTAGGTACAGCACTTACATATGATCAAGCGAAGCTTTTAAAAAGATATGCCGATAAAATTATAGTATCATATGATGCAGATTTTGCAGGACAAAATGCTACTATGAGAGGATTAAAAATACTAAAAAAACAAGGATTTGACCTTAAAGTATTAGATATACCAGATGGTAAAGATCCTGATGAGTTTATTAAAAATCATGGTAAAGATGCTTTCATGAAGCTTATAGATGACGCATTACCTTTAGTTGATTATGAGATTAAGATGGCTAAATATGGTCTTGATATTACTAATGAAGAAATGCTTATGAAATATGTAAATAATGCTTGTAAAATTATTAATAAATTAAATCCTATAGAGAAAGATATTTATATAAGAAAATTGTCACAAGAAACGAGACTTAAAGAACAAGCAATTTACGACTTATTAAATTCAAATACTAGTAAAAATTACCCTAAATCTCAACAAAGGTATACTAAAGATAATTTTGGACAAAAATTATATATAGAGCCTGCTTACATGAAGACGCAACGAAACTTAATAAAAATTATGACATCAAATATAGATAACTATGGGTATGTAATAGATACAATTAGTGAAGAAGATTTTATAATAGACAGTCATAAAAAGATATTTAAGTTAATAAAACAAGAAGTCAGTGAAAATATAGATAACTTAAAAAATATATATAAATCTATAGAAATGAAATGTGATGATGTAGGAAGTTCTAGAGAATGGATAAAAATACAGCAAGTACAATTAGACGATGATGTAGATTGTAAAGAACTTGTGGATGCTTATATAAAAGAGATAAAAAAATTCAAACTAGAGGAGTCGAAGGAAGAAATTATGAAAAAAATTAAGTACTATGAGGCTCAAGGATTATTTGAGGAATCTTTAAATCTTGTTAAAGAACTTGAGATTATTCAAAATAATATAATGTCTATGAACAATTGTGAAAGGAGGTAAGTGTAATGGCAGATAATAAAAAGAAAGACACTACAAACAAAAATGATGTAAAAGATAGTAAGGATAGAATGAAAATAATAAAAAACCTTATCGATAAAGGAAAGAAAAAAGGTAATTTAACATATAAAGAAATAATGGATGAATTAGATAATGTTGAATTAACTCCAGAACAAATAGAAAAAGTTTATGGTGTTCTTGAATCAATGGATATCGAAGTTGTTGGTGACATGAAAGAGATAGAGACAGAGGAAGAAGAAATAGATCTTTCAGTACCAGAAGGAATATCTATAGATGATCCTGTTAGAATGTATTTAAAAGAAATAGGAAAAGTACCTCTTTTATCTCCAGATGAAGAGATAGATCTTGCTCAGAGAATAGAAGATGGAGATATGTATGCGAAAAAGAAACTAGCAGAAGCTAACTTAAGACTTGTTGTAAGTATAGCTAAAAGATATGTAGGACGTGGAATGCTATTTCTTGACCTTATTCAAGAGGGAAATTTAGGACTTATAAAAGCAGTAGAAAAGTTTGATTATAGAAAAGGATATAAATTTAGTACTTATGCTACATGGTGGATTAGACAGGCAATAACAAGAGCTATTGCAGACCAAGCAAGAACTATAAGAATTCCTGTTCATATGGTAGAAACAATAAATAAACTTATAAGAGTATCAAGACAATTATTACAAGAACTAGGTCGTGAACCACAACCGGAAGAAATAGCAAAAATAATGGAAATGCCAGTTGATAAGGTAAGAGAAATCATGAAGATAGCTCAAGAGCCAGTGTCACTTGAAACTCCAATTGGAGAAGAAGAAGATAGTCATCTAGGAGACTTTATACCTGATGATGAAGCACCAGCACCGGCAGAAGCAGCTGCATTTACTATGTTAAAAGAACAACTTATAAATGTGTTAGATACACTTACTCCAAGAGAAGAAAAAGTATTAAGATTAAGATTTGGTCTTGATGATGGAAGGGCAAGAACTTTGGAAGAAGTTGGAAAAGAATTCAATGTAACAAGAGAAAGAATAAGACAAATAGAAGCAAAAGCTTTAAGAAAACTAAGACACCCAAGTAGAAGTAAAAAATTAAAAGATTATTTAGACTAAGATTTATTGAAAGAGTAAAGTTTAACTTTACTCTTTTTTTATGGTATAATTGTTACAAATATAGAGAGGTGATAGAGTGGATATATATAAGTCAAAAAAAGGAATAAGTTTCATCATTATATTATCCGTTATATTATTAATAGATATATGTGGAATTCTCTTAAAAAGCTTAATCAATCAATATATGGTTCTATCATTAATACAAGTTGCTTTAGTGGTATTAAATATATATGGCTTCTATTATTGGTTTTTATCATTATCTTTAAAGTATATAATTGATGAAGATGATTTACATATAGTGGGTATTTTTGGATTTAAAAATATAAAAATATCCTTTAAAGAAATAGAAAGTTATAAGATTTGTACTAATAGAGTAAAGGGTG is part of the Clostridium botulinum genome and harbors:
- the rpoD gene encoding RNA polymerase sigma factor RpoD, whose product is MADNKKKDTTNKNDVKDSKDRMKIIKNLIDKGKKKGNLTYKEIMDELDNVELTPEQIEKVYGVLESMDIEVVGDMKEIETEEEEIDLSVPEGISIDDPVRMYLKEIGKVPLLSPDEEIDLAQRIEDGDMYAKKKLAEANLRLVVSIAKRYVGRGMLFLDLIQEGNLGLIKAVEKFDYRKGYKFSTYATWWIRQAITRAIADQARTIRIPVHMVETINKLIRVSRQLLQELGREPQPEEIAKIMEMPVDKVREIMKIAQEPVSLETPIGEEEDSHLGDFIPDDEAPAPAEAAAFTMLKEQLINVLDTLTPREEKVLRLRFGLDDGRARTLEEVGKEFNVTRERIRQIEAKALRKLRHPSRSKKLKDYLD
- a CDS encoding CotS family spore coat protein, with the protein product MAEPAKLYNNSIFSEENIQKFILPHYNLENAEVTAIKFKDTDKQRAVYRITTDNREYCLKKVYFGKKDLLFVYSAIEWLYRHEINVPTLLPNNTHGRFVEYNDMLFILTPWIDGVKCEYNYNEHITKACSNLANIHKESFNFFPIPGSTYRKGCNNLFKSINKHFENLMINSNYAFKYGDYFSKAFLNKFQDAMYLAKISSETLADINFSNLTASLCHMDYVNKNLIFDKDDNLWIIDLDKCRIDYCIHDLAYFFRRLLRRYETNWDLDTLLLCLNSYEKILPLNLDEYKYLLGYLSFPQKYWKLSRDYYKNIKKCNKKTFVNMLSKSVKNFDNQIKFSQDFSMYINKKFNLKTY
- the dnaG gene encoding DNA primase, encoding MISEEIIEKIKEQNNIVDVISESVKLKRTGRNLIGLCPFHNEKTPSFSVSEDKQIYKCFGCGEAGNVFTFVMKSKNLSFIEAVKYLGDKVNIHIEENDEKNKIHKNKNDKLYKINVEAARYYFRNLQTNKEATDYFKKRGILNKTLRRFGLGYAPSGWHNIMNFLKKKGYTELDLLNAGLIIKGKNNSLYDRFRNRVIFPVFDYKGRVIGFGGRVLDDSKPKYLNSPETDIFKKGTNLYGLNFAIKDNNRTIIIVEGYMDCISLYQYGITNVVASLGTALTYDQAKLLKRYADKIIVSYDADFAGQNATMRGLKILKKQGFDLKVLDIPDGKDPDEFIKNHGKDAFMKLIDDALPLVDYEIKMAKYGLDITNEEMLMKYVNNACKIINKLNPIEKDIYIRKLSQETRLKEQAIYDLLNSNTSKNYPKSQQRYTKDNFGQKLYIEPAYMKTQRNLIKIMTSNIDNYGYVIDTISEEDFIIDSHKKIFKLIKQEVSENIDNLKNIYKSIEMKCDDVGSSREWIKIQQVQLDDDVDCKELVDAYIKEIKKFKLEESKEEIMKKIKYYEAQGLFEESLNLVKELEIIQNNIMSMNNCERR